GCGAGAGTCGCAGCTTCAAGAGCAGAAGGACCGGCTGAATGAGTTCGCCGACATCTTAACACATGATATTCGGAACCCACTCTCTATCGCGTATGGGTATACTGAGATCGCCCATGAACAGTCCGAGAGCCCTGAACTAGAGCGGGCCTTAGCATCACTCGCTCGAATCGATGATCTCGTCAGCGACATTCTTGCCCTCTCAAAAAGAGGCGAAGTCGTTGGTGAGACCGAGTCGGTTGATATCCGTGAGTGTCTCCATGCGTCGTGGAGTAGCGTTGAGACACAGCAAGCGACGCTCCAACTAGACGATGATCTCGGAGTGATCGCCGCGGATAAGAGTCGTTTTCAGGAACTACTAGAGAACTTGTTTCGCAATGCTGTTGAACATGCTGGTGCTGGGGCGACTGTGACTGTTGGAAGCCTCCCTGACGATACGGGACTCTATATCGAAGATGATGGCCCTGGAATCGCTGAGCCGATTCGGTCAGAGATATTTACCCATGGATATTCGACAACTG
The nucleotide sequence above comes from Haloferax sp. Atlit-12N. Encoded proteins:
- a CDS encoding nitrogen regulation protein NR(II) — encoded protein: MKDAQPPPISADDFYQTLVENAAEGMLTIDSDSNIVYANPAVEDILGYAPAELIGSSKMKIIPERLEPVHVAALASYVATGERNIDWDGIELPALHKDGREVPTLISLREHEHNGEQYFTGIIRDITEQRQRESQLQEQKDRLNEFADILTHDIRNPLSIAYGYTEIAHEQSESPELERALASLARIDDLVSDILALSKRGEVVGETESVDIRECLHASWSSVETQQATLQLDDDLGVIAADKSRFQELLENLFRNAVEHAGAGATVTVGSLPDDTGLYIEDDGPGIAEPIRSEIFTHGYSTTADGTGYGLSIVSQIVEGHGWDIAVTTGSEGGARFEITW